One window of Papaver somniferum cultivar HN1 chromosome 9, ASM357369v1, whole genome shotgun sequence genomic DNA carries:
- the LOC113308997 gene encoding uncharacterized protein LOC113308997: MDNQGNVPLSLAHYYQGKSMEELRQSLLFTTLELEATRLAAQEEIRKRDEQIIHLEDLLNRAITEKNEAQEKCHRLVMDKLVLLQQPQQQTTPLSGMSSIEDEQRRGGGGDSNTAISSSDCEESIVSSPVALDPFHSEMLKGVPEKPLPEKGKLLQAVMKAGPLLQTLLLAGPLPQWQHPPPPLNFFERPPVISPSSPHFLYHHDSSFVNITNKENSHGSFPNKKRSLVIGDGSDISSKNPKYE, encoded by the exons ATGGACAATCAAGGAAATGTTCCTCTTAGCTTGGCTCATTACTACCAAGGAAAG AGCATGGAGGAATTGAGGCAATCTCTGTTATTCACAACTCTAGAGCTAGAGGCAACAAGGTTAGCAGCACAAGAGGAGATAAGGAAGAGAGATGAGCAAATAATTCATCTTGAAGATCTCTTGAACAgagcaattacagagaaaaatgAAGCACAAGAAAAATGTCACAGACTTGTAATGGATAAACTAGTCCTTTTACAGCAGCCTCAACAACAAACCACTCCGCTATCTGGAATGTCTAGTATTGAAGATGAACAgcgaagaggaggaggaggagattctAATACCGCGATATCGTCATCTGATTGCGAAGAAAGCATTGTTTCGTCTCCGGTTGCTCTCGACCCTTTTCATTCAGAGATGCTTAAAGGGGTTCCGGAGAAGCCTTTGCCAGAGAAAGGGAAACTTTTGCAAGCAGTTATGAAGGCGGGGCCGCTTCTTCAAACACTCCTCCTTGCTGGGCCACTCCCACAGTGGCAACACCCACCTCCACCACTCAATTTCTTCGAGAGACCTCCGGTGATCAGCCCTTCTTCACCTCATTTTCTTTATCATCATGACTCTTCTTTTGTCAACATTACAAACAAGGAAAACAGtcatggtagttttcctaacaaGAAGAGATCTTTAGTTATTGGTGATGGTTCTGATATTTCTTCCAAGAATCCCAAGTATGAGTAG